In one window of Nakamurella sp. PAMC28650 DNA:
- a CDS encoding GntR family transcriptional regulator, with protein MIESAAGATSLPGLSHDSIAISAATWITDRILEGRIGPGEKVTEASLAEQMGVSRSPVREALRALSRGGLIIVEPRRGAFVAELDQENAADLYACRLLLEPRCSAMGVQEMDDRRADSLTEIFGRMRVAADQRDTAAYVLALKDYNWNLLDACPNRLLFGFAESSWQASLRYWDLLVRSSPHYLTKSLRRNKGIQAAIESRNPVEVERVATAVLEFGRDELMKLLSRLPSKQPSAVIA; from the coding sequence ATGATCGAGAGCGCGGCCGGCGCCACCTCGCTTCCCGGGCTGAGTCACGACTCGATCGCGATCAGCGCAGCGACCTGGATCACCGACCGGATCCTGGAGGGTCGGATCGGGCCGGGCGAGAAGGTGACCGAGGCCAGCCTTGCCGAGCAGATGGGTGTCAGCCGGTCGCCCGTCCGCGAAGCGCTCCGCGCGCTGTCCCGCGGAGGCCTGATCATCGTCGAGCCGCGGCGGGGTGCCTTCGTCGCCGAACTGGATCAGGAGAACGCCGCTGACCTGTATGCCTGTCGTCTCCTGCTCGAACCCCGTTGCAGCGCAATGGGAGTGCAGGAAATGGACGACCGGCGCGCCGACTCCCTGACCGAGATCTTCGGCCGGATGCGGGTCGCGGCCGACCAGCGGGACACGGCGGCGTACGTGCTGGCGCTGAAGGACTACAACTGGAACCTGCTCGACGCCTGTCCGAATCGACTGCTCTTCGGCTTTGCGGAATCGTCCTGGCAGGCGTCCCTTCGATACTGGGACCTGCTGGTCCGCAGCTCACCTCACTATCTGACCAAGTCCTTGCGCCGGAACAAGGGCATCCAGGCCGCCATCGAGTCGCGGAACCCGGTCGAGGTGGAGCGGGTTGCGACGGCGGTCCTGGAGTTCGGACGCGACGAATTGATGAAGCTGCTGTCCAGGCTGCCGTCCAAGCAGCCTTCCGCCGTCATCGCCTGA
- the rraA gene encoding ribonuclease E activity regulator RraA, translating into MNISTADLSDEFGDALSHCDTPFVQYGLHKSFAGAITTVRCVEDNALLRSVLETPGRGGVVVVDGAGSTRVALLGDMMAQLAIDNGWAGVIINGAVRDARILGGMELGVKALRTNPRRGSKTGAGEKDVELTFGRATFRPGDHVLSDEDGVVVQIR; encoded by the coding sequence ATGAATATCTCCACCGCAGACCTCTCCGACGAATTCGGCGACGCTCTGAGCCATTGCGACACCCCGTTCGTGCAGTACGGCCTGCACAAGAGCTTCGCCGGGGCGATCACCACGGTGCGCTGCGTCGAGGACAATGCCTTGCTGCGTTCGGTTCTGGAGACACCGGGCCGCGGCGGCGTGGTCGTGGTCGACGGCGCCGGCTCGACCAGGGTCGCCCTCCTCGGCGACATGATGGCCCAGCTGGCGATCGACAACGGCTGGGCCGGGGTCATCATCAACGGCGCCGTCCGGGACGCGCGAATTCTCGGCGGTATGGAACTGGGGGTCAAAGCGTTGCGGACGAACCCTCGTCGGGGCTCCAAGACCGGGGCCGGCGAGAAGGACGTCGAACTGACTTTCGGACGTGCGACCTTTCGTCCTGGGGACCACGTCCTGAGCGACGAGGACGGAGTCGTCGTCCAGATCCGGTGA
- a CDS encoding SDR family NAD(P)-dependent oxidoreductase yields MTRIDGRTAVVTGAGNGIGRAMALAFAAAGANVTVSDVLAPDGERTVREITDSGGSAYFVSADVSSADQAQHLIASTVDYFGGIDILANNAGIGGGQLRLHEIEPADFDRVIDVNLRGTFLCSKFAIPHFLAKGDGRIVNTASTYGLIGAPKAAAYCASKAGIINLTRQMAVDYGPDGIRVNAICPGYIDTGLGRRGPQLSVEAFRAASAVREKAAGMQPLGRQGQPAEIGEVALFLASDASSFMTGSIVTVDGGCVTTFNYGEASN; encoded by the coding sequence ATGACGAGGATCGATGGCAGGACCGCGGTCGTCACAGGTGCGGGAAACGGGATCGGTAGGGCAATGGCATTGGCCTTCGCCGCCGCCGGCGCGAACGTGACGGTCTCGGACGTGTTGGCGCCGGACGGCGAGCGCACCGTCCGGGAGATCACCGACTCGGGCGGCTCCGCCTACTTCGTGTCCGCGGATGTCTCCAGTGCCGACCAGGCGCAGCACCTGATCGCCTCCACCGTCGACTACTTCGGCGGTATCGACATCCTGGCGAACAATGCGGGCATCGGCGGCGGCCAACTGCGGCTGCACGAAATCGAACCGGCCGACTTCGACCGGGTCATCGACGTCAATCTGCGCGGGACGTTCCTGTGCTCCAAGTTCGCCATACCGCACTTCCTGGCCAAGGGCGACGGACGGATCGTCAACACCGCCTCGACCTACGGACTCATCGGTGCTCCGAAAGCGGCCGCCTACTGCGCGTCCAAGGCCGGCATCATCAACCTGACCCGCCAGATGGCCGTCGACTACGGACCCGACGGCATCCGCGTCAACGCGATCTGCCCGGGATACATCGACACCGGCCTCGGGCGCAGGGGTCCCCAGCTGAGCGTGGAGGCCTTCCGGGCCGCGAGCGCCGTGCGGGAGAAGGCGGCCGGGATGCAACCACTTGGCCGTCAGGGACAGCCGGCCGAGATCGGCGAGGTCGCCCTCTTCCTCGCCTCGGATGCCTCGTCCTTCATGACCGGGTCGATCGTCACCGTCGATGGCGGTTGTGTCACGACGTTCAACTACGGCGAGGCGAGCAACTAG
- a CDS encoding M20/M25/M40 family metallo-hydrolase, which translates to MLSFEPDDDRYIAELTEYVAIPSVSLDADRETMLLAANWLLARLDFADARIVETGGHPAVIGEWMGAPGAPTVLIYGHYDVQPTGDLQEWITPPFALAVADGRLRGRGVTDDKGPVYIALEVVRQFIAQEGALPLNVRFLFEGEEEIGSPHLSAYVLDHAAEFAADLVISADGAMWRPSEPSLSVASKGLLALDIEVVGANRDLHSGRYGGTVANPVHALVQILAGLHGADGSIAVPGFDDGIPPLGDVEEAEIAAVAFDEDAYRTELGVDELFGQPGLTTLQRLWTRPTLEINGITGGGSYTVIPHRAAAHITCRLVPGQHPDGVAAAIDEYVRAVPVPGVRVTVTFEKGAVPAYTIAPDHPAIAAATQALSEVYPGQAVLLARIGGTLPATVLFEEALGAKTLFFSFSTADELLHAPNEFLRISRLREGMRAWEGLLRLLAAGEHRLAPVLR; encoded by the coding sequence ATGCTTTCTTTTGAGCCTGACGACGATCGCTACATCGCCGAACTCACCGAATACGTGGCGATTCCCAGCGTCAGCCTGGACGCCGACCGCGAGACGATGCTGCTGGCCGCGAACTGGCTGCTCGCCAGGCTCGACTTCGCGGATGCCCGGATCGTCGAGACGGGAGGTCATCCCGCGGTGATCGGCGAGTGGATGGGCGCACCCGGCGCTCCGACGGTGTTGATCTACGGGCACTACGACGTCCAGCCGACCGGCGACCTGCAGGAGTGGATCACCCCGCCGTTCGCGCTCGCAGTGGCCGACGGCCGTCTGCGCGGGCGCGGTGTCACCGACGACAAGGGGCCGGTCTACATCGCCCTGGAGGTGGTGCGGCAGTTCATCGCGCAGGAGGGCGCGCTCCCGCTCAACGTCCGATTCCTGTTCGAGGGCGAGGAGGAGATCGGCAGCCCGCACCTCTCGGCCTACGTGCTGGACCACGCGGCGGAGTTCGCCGCCGACCTGGTGATCTCGGCGGACGGGGCGATGTGGCGGCCGAGCGAACCGTCGCTGTCCGTCGCGTCCAAAGGGCTGCTGGCACTGGACATCGAGGTCGTCGGGGCCAACCGCGACCTGCACTCCGGGCGCTACGGCGGGACCGTGGCGAATCCGGTCCACGCGCTGGTCCAGATTCTTGCCGGCCTGCACGGGGCGGACGGCAGCATCGCCGTGCCGGGCTTCGACGACGGTATACCGCCGCTGGGCGACGTCGAAGAGGCGGAGATCGCGGCGGTAGCGTTCGACGAGGACGCCTACCGGACCGAGCTGGGCGTCGACGAACTCTTCGGACAGCCGGGCCTGACCACCCTGCAACGACTCTGGACGCGGCCGACGCTGGAGATCAACGGCATCACCGGCGGTGGCTCCTACACCGTCATCCCGCATCGCGCCGCTGCGCACATCACCTGCCGGCTCGTGCCGGGACAGCACCCGGACGGCGTGGCCGCCGCCATCGACGAATACGTGAGAGCCGTTCCGGTGCCCGGTGTCCGGGTGACGGTCACATTCGAGAAGGGAGCGGTTCCGGCCTACACGATCGCACCCGACCATCCGGCGATCGCGGCGGCGACGCAGGCGCTCTCGGAGGTCTATCCCGGGCAGGCGGTGCTGCTGGCCCGTATCGGCGGAACCCTTCCCGCCACTGTGCTGTTCGAGGAGGCACTCGGCGCGAAGACACTGTTCTTCTCCTTCTCCACCGCCGACGAACTCCTGCACGCACCGAACGAATTCCTGCGGATCTCGCGACTCCGGGAAGGCATGCGCGCGTGGGAAGGTCTGCTGCGATTGCTGGCCGCCGGCGAGCATCGACTTGCCCCGGTTCTCCGATGA
- a CDS encoding dipeptidase — MSEYTSYSYLPEGDRPEFDLDPEFDRVPPYDLGLDPAQARRAEQLLTDNIVISLHDHPVRFPRDMSQTPAYNRTARQHTAFEGLRRSGMTCVFDNMMDGTACVTGQAPWRWDDIIADLGMRQADLAHQDHVCVARTVADIEAAKRSGRVALVFGLEAATPIENELDRIDILFGLGLRQIGIAYSDSNALGSGLSEPTDGGLTLFGRKAVARMNAVGLAVDISHSSDRTGLDVCAATRAPVLMTHAGARRLWDIPRLKNDPVLRAVAGTGGVIGMSAAPHTTISYEHRRHTIDSVMDHFEYIAGLVGIEHVAFGPDTLFGDHVGLHTTFAAMLSGAAGSAPDHPRVEYVAGLESPVENFHHIAGALVKRGYGDGDIAAVLGGNILRALRGIWPSPAC, encoded by the coding sequence ATGAGCGAGTACACCTCGTATTCCTATCTGCCCGAAGGTGACCGGCCCGAGTTCGACCTGGATCCGGAGTTCGATCGTGTGCCGCCGTACGACCTCGGCCTCGATCCGGCACAGGCCCGGCGGGCCGAGCAACTGCTCACCGACAACATCGTGATCAGCCTGCACGATCATCCCGTGCGGTTCCCACGGGACATGAGCCAGACGCCCGCCTACAACCGCACGGCTCGTCAGCACACCGCCTTCGAAGGTCTGCGCCGGTCTGGCATGACGTGCGTCTTCGACAACATGATGGACGGGACCGCCTGCGTCACAGGCCAGGCGCCGTGGCGATGGGACGACATCATCGCCGACCTGGGGATGCGGCAGGCCGATCTCGCCCACCAGGACCACGTCTGCGTCGCACGCACCGTGGCCGACATCGAGGCCGCGAAACGTAGCGGCCGGGTCGCGCTCGTGTTCGGTCTGGAGGCAGCCACCCCGATCGAGAACGAACTGGACCGCATCGACATCCTGTTCGGGCTGGGGCTACGCCAGATCGGTATCGCCTACAGCGATTCGAACGCGTTGGGCAGCGGGTTGTCGGAACCGACCGACGGCGGACTGACGCTCTTCGGCCGGAAGGCGGTGGCGCGGATGAATGCCGTCGGCCTGGCCGTGGACATCTCGCACTCCTCGGACCGGACCGGTCTCGACGTCTGCGCCGCAACGCGGGCACCGGTCCTGATGACGCACGCGGGAGCCCGTCGCCTGTGGGACATCCCGCGGCTGAAGAACGATCCCGTCCTGCGGGCGGTGGCCGGAACCGGTGGGGTGATCGGTATGTCGGCGGCTCCGCACACGACGATCTCGTACGAGCACCGGCGACACACCATCGACTCGGTGATGGATCACTTCGAGTACATCGCCGGACTCGTCGGGATCGAACACGTTGCGTTCGGTCCCGACACGCTGTTCGGTGACCACGTCGGCCTGCACACCACGTTCGCCGCGATGCTCTCCGGCGCCGCGGGGTCTGCGCCGGATCATCCCAGGGTCGAATACGTGGCCGGCCTGGAGAGCCCGGTGGAGAACTTCCATCACATCGCCGGCGCTCTGGTGAAGCGCGGATACGGCGACGGTGACATCGCAGCGGTCCTCGGTGGCAACATCCTGCGGGCGCTGCGCGGCATATGGCCCTCGCCGGCCTGCTGA
- a CDS encoding amidase family protein has protein sequence MKFTIIGAGAIGGTVGAHLARAGHDVLLCDADADHVAAINEHGLQITGPVGEFRVHAPAVVPDQLPQVLDGVVIVSVKTHHTRSAADLLRGRLSAGAVVVSMQNGLTADVLGEAVDQERLLVCFVNFGADLMAPGVILQGNVGTFRIGELDGSMTPRLQTIAEALPYAEATDRILGYLWAKEAYGSMLFAGAVSDLSIADHLELPQYRPLMLALAREVLAQAPVTPLPFDGFDPADLEGSLDRLVIFNRGSAKSHSGIYRDLMVRRRPTEVAEQIEVLAGPLTHYVAELIRAIERGERTCEVANLDLLATYERMERLGRPLQAVSRVIGAPRRARTGALHGMSIAVKDMIDVEGYPRGNGNPLDMAGPPASRDAAVVTALRGAGADVFVLATLLEYAAGAPHDDLPEARNPVRPDCTAGGSSGGSAALVGAGVCRAALGTDTGGSIRIPAAYCGVVGIKPTHGLVPEDGVTPLSPTFDHVGVLADSVATAAEVLGVLTGRTYDLTAPLEPLRVGLLVDQLVDPRLDPELRDITRAAVERLRAAGAQIVERDGRCLAQLEKCLGDILLEEAWQVHGTQVRADPGHYGRATLRLLQSAAAVTPEQSAPARAERLALLPAAASLLEGLDVLVGPAVPYRAPEDTPPIDTPDGEIEGIFSSPYNVTGQPAMVIPCGTTQDGLPVALQLAASIGDDAGLLRAASMIEKMLTA, from the coding sequence CAACGAGCACGGACTGCAGATCACCGGTCCGGTCGGTGAGTTCCGCGTCCACGCACCGGCCGTCGTTCCCGACCAACTGCCGCAGGTGCTGGACGGCGTGGTCATCGTGTCGGTCAAGACCCACCACACCCGTTCGGCCGCGGACCTGTTGCGGGGTCGGCTCTCCGCCGGCGCGGTGGTCGTCTCGATGCAGAACGGGCTCACCGCCGATGTGCTCGGCGAAGCGGTCGACCAGGAACGGCTCCTCGTGTGCTTCGTGAACTTCGGCGCCGACCTGATGGCGCCGGGAGTCATCCTGCAGGGCAACGTCGGCACCTTCCGGATCGGTGAGCTGGACGGTTCGATGACCCCACGGCTGCAAACGATTGCGGAGGCCCTGCCGTACGCGGAGGCCACGGACCGGATTCTCGGGTACCTGTGGGCCAAGGAAGCCTACGGGTCGATGTTGTTCGCGGGCGCCGTCTCGGATCTCTCGATTGCCGATCACCTGGAGCTCCCGCAATACCGTCCGCTGATGTTGGCCCTGGCACGCGAGGTGCTGGCCCAGGCGCCCGTCACTCCTTTGCCTTTCGACGGATTCGATCCGGCCGATCTGGAGGGTTCGCTCGATCGTCTGGTGATCTTCAATCGTGGAAGCGCCAAGTCCCACAGCGGCATCTACCGCGATCTGATGGTGCGCAGACGCCCGACCGAGGTGGCGGAGCAGATCGAGGTACTCGCCGGGCCTCTGACGCACTACGTGGCCGAGCTCATCCGCGCGATCGAGCGTGGCGAGCGGACCTGCGAGGTCGCCAATCTGGACCTTCTCGCGACCTACGAGCGGATGGAACGCCTCGGGCGGCCGCTGCAGGCCGTCAGCCGGGTGATCGGCGCACCGCGACGTGCGAGAACCGGTGCACTGCACGGTATGTCGATAGCAGTCAAGGATATGATCGATGTCGAAGGATATCCCCGCGGCAACGGGAACCCGTTGGACATGGCCGGGCCTCCTGCGTCGCGCGACGCTGCGGTGGTGACCGCGCTGCGCGGGGCCGGCGCTGATGTCTTCGTCCTGGCGACACTTCTGGAATATGCCGCCGGTGCGCCGCACGACGACCTCCCGGAAGCCCGCAACCCGGTCCGACCCGACTGCACGGCCGGTGGGTCGAGCGGCGGCTCTGCGGCGCTGGTCGGCGCCGGGGTCTGTCGGGCCGCACTCGGCACCGACACCGGGGGCTCCATCCGGATTCCGGCGGCGTACTGCGGGGTGGTGGGTATCAAGCCGACGCACGGACTGGTTCCGGAGGACGGCGTCACGCCTCTGTCGCCGACGTTCGACCACGTGGGCGTGCTGGCCGATTCGGTGGCCACCGCAGCCGAGGTGCTGGGTGTCCTCACCGGCCGGACCTACGACCTGACGGCTCCGCTGGAGCCTCTCCGGGTCGGCCTGCTCGTCGACCAGTTGGTCGACCCGCGTCTGGATCCGGAGCTCAGGGACATCACCAGGGCCGCTGTGGAACGTCTCAGGGCCGCCGGCGCCCAGATCGTGGAACGAGACGGTCGATGTCTTGCCCAGCTGGAGAAATGCCTCGGTGACATCCTCCTCGAGGAGGCCTGGCAGGTGCACGGGACGCAGGTTCGCGCCGACCCGGGCCACTACGGTCGCGCCACCCTGAGGCTGCTGCAGTCGGCGGCCGCGGTCACCCCGGAGCAGAGCGCGCCCGCGCGGGCCGAGCGATTGGCGCTGTTGCCGGCCGCCGCATCTCTGCTCGAGGGCCTCGACGTGCTCGTCGGGCCGGCAGTGCCCTACCGGGCTCCGGAGGACACTCCGCCGATCGACACCCCGGACGGTGAGATCGAGGGCATCTTCAGCAGTCCGTACAACGTCACCGGCCAACCCGCGATGGTGATCCCCTGCGGCACCACGCAGGACGGGCTGCCGGTCGCCCTGCAACTCGCGGCGTCCATCGGCGACGACGCCGGATTGCTCCGTGCGGCGTCGATGATCGAGAAGATGCTCACCGCCTGA
- a CDS encoding SDR family NAD(P)-dependent oxidoreductase — protein sequence MIGSGLTGRVAVVTGTAHGIGAAIAAALSDEGAQVHGIDRAEVDVSDSAAVKAFFGSLRSVDILVNNAGGVVGQTHRPIEDVTDEAWQAVFDANLTSTFNCTRAVAPLMKASGWGRVVNISSGAGRSVSLTGIQAYTSSKAGQIGFTRQMAHELGPFGITVNCIAPGFVLSNPTTEKQWDSYGEAGQAALVESIALRRLGNASDIADGVRWFTSDLASWVTGQTISIDGGHAFF from the coding sequence ATGATCGGCTCAGGGCTGACCGGACGGGTCGCGGTGGTGACCGGGACCGCCCACGGCATCGGTGCCGCCATCGCTGCCGCGCTGTCCGACGAGGGCGCGCAGGTCCACGGCATCGACCGGGCCGAGGTCGACGTGTCGGATTCCGCTGCGGTGAAGGCATTCTTCGGCTCGCTGCGGTCCGTGGACATCCTGGTCAACAACGCCGGCGGCGTGGTCGGGCAGACGCACCGGCCGATCGAGGATGTCACCGACGAGGCCTGGCAGGCAGTGTTCGATGCGAACCTCACGTCGACCTTCAACTGCACCCGGGCGGTGGCGCCGCTGATGAAGGCCTCCGGATGGGGCCGCGTCGTGAACATCTCGTCCGGGGCGGGTCGTAGCGTCAGCCTCACCGGGATCCAGGCCTACACGAGCTCCAAAGCCGGCCAGATCGGCTTCACGCGCCAGATGGCGCACGAACTCGGTCCCTTCGGCATCACCGTCAACTGCATCGCCCCCGGCTTCGTGCTGTCGAACCCGACCACCGAGAAGCAGTGGGACAGCTACGGTGAGGCCGGGCAGGCGGCGCTGGTGGAGAGCATTGCGCTGCGCCGCCTCGGCAACGCCTCCGACATCGCAGACGGAGTGCGCTGGTTCACCTCCGATCTGGCCTCCTGGGTGACCGGACAGACGATCTCGATCGATGGTGGACATGCTTTCTTTTGA
- a CDS encoding creatininase family protein: MRLFDANWQQVESYLQHDDRVVVPVGSTEQHGFLSLGTDAILAERVALEAAEPLGIPVLPVLPFGMAPYFSAFPGSLTLRMTTYVAVIRDLLDTLSGQGFRRIAIVNGHGGNAPVLGAVREWVGEKRDHRMQVVFTSWYGAPRVAALAESYEADPTHGGWFENFPWTRLAGVVMPDGVKAHTSRDLVAQSTPADIRELTGDGSFGGSYSLSDDIMTEIWQTGVAEVRELLETGWAFS, encoded by the coding sequence GTGCGCTTGTTCGACGCCAACTGGCAGCAGGTCGAGTCCTATCTCCAGCACGACGACCGGGTGGTCGTGCCGGTCGGGTCGACCGAGCAACATGGCTTTCTCTCGCTCGGCACCGACGCGATCCTGGCCGAGCGGGTGGCCCTCGAGGCGGCCGAACCGCTTGGAATTCCGGTGCTGCCGGTGCTGCCGTTCGGGATGGCGCCGTACTTCAGCGCGTTTCCGGGCAGTCTGACCCTGCGGATGACGACCTACGTCGCCGTCATCCGTGATCTGCTCGATACTTTGTCGGGTCAGGGTTTTCGGCGGATCGCCATCGTCAACGGCCACGGCGGGAACGCCCCGGTGCTCGGTGCAGTGCGCGAGTGGGTCGGTGAGAAGCGTGACCACCGGATGCAGGTGGTGTTCACCAGCTGGTACGGCGCGCCCAGGGTGGCCGCCCTCGCCGAGTCCTACGAAGCCGACCCGACGCATGGCGGCTGGTTCGAGAACTTCCCCTGGACGCGGCTGGCGGGGGTGGTGATGCCGGACGGGGTGAAGGCGCACACCTCCCGGGATCTGGTGGCCCAGTCGACACCGGCGGACATCCGCGAGCTGACCGGGGACGGCAGCTTCGGCGGTTCCTACTCACTGTCGGACGACATCATGACCGAGATCTGGCAGACCGGGGTGGCCGAGGTTCGCGAACTACTCGAGACGGGTTGGGCTTTTTCATGA